A genomic stretch from Prionailurus bengalensis isolate Pbe53 chromosome E2, Fcat_Pben_1.1_paternal_pri, whole genome shotgun sequence includes:
- the ZNF132 gene encoding zinc finger protein 132 isoform X2, whose translation MLQVRIPTANPSTQKADTCDMCGPFLKDILHLDEHQRTYPESTLYTCGACGREFWFSVNLHQHQEKHSREKPFRWDKDRDSFVERSIVHLSEKPFTCGEDGEDALDSHDLFQHPAIESSGKPYRSTECRKAFSHSSNLEQLLEVHSTQELFKCNDCGKVFQKSSTLLNHLRIHSEETLFRCPTVENSLEEKSTLVNHQKCHNEETCHVCKECEKTFSHPSKLRKHQKFHTGVKHYKCNDCGKTFSHKLTLVHHQRIHTGERPYECSECGKAFNNRSHLTRHEKVHTGERPFECSKCGRAFSQSSNFLRHQKVHTQVRPYECNQCGKAFSRSSALIQHWRVHTGERPYECSECGRAFNNNSNLAQHQKVHTGERPFECSECGRDFSQSSHLLRHQKVHTGERPFECSECGKAFSNSSTLIQHQKVHTGQRPYECSECRKAFSRSSSLIQHWRIHTGERPYECSECGKAFAHSSSLIEHWRVHTRERPYECSECGKFFSQNSILIKHQKVHTGERPYQCSECGKFFSRKSSLIYHWRVHTGERPYECSECGRAFSNNSHLVRHQRVHTRERPYECSQCGKAFSERSTLVRHQIVHTRERTYECGHCGKIFSRLCNLAQHKRIHT comes from the coding sequence ATGTTACAGGTCAGGATCCCCACTGCAAATCCTTCCACGCAGAAAGCTGACACCTGTGATATGTGTGGCCCATTCTTGAAAGACATTTTGCACCTGGATGAACATCAAAGAACATATCCTGAGAGTACCCTCTATACATGTGGAGCATGTGGAAGAGAGTTTTGGTTCAGTGTGAACCTTCACCAGCACCAGGAGAAGCACAGTAGAGAAAAGCCCTTCAGATGGGACAAGGACAGGGACTCATTTGTGGAACGCTCTATAGTCCATCTGTCAGAGAAGCCTTTCACTTGTGGGGAAGATGGTGAGGATGCCTTGGACAGCCATGACCTCTTCCAGCATCCAGCCATTGAAAGCAGTGGGAAGCCATATAGAAGCACAGAGTGCAGGAAGGCCTTTTCACACAGTTCTAATCTTGAGCAGCTCTTAGAAGTCCATTCCACCCAGGAGCTCTTCAAGTGCAATGACTGTGGAAAAGTCTTTCAGAAGAGCTCCACCCTCCTCAACCACCTGAGAATTCATTCTGAAGAGACACTGTTTAGATGCCCAACAGTTGAAAATTCCTTAGAGGAGAAATCAACCCTTGTTAATCACCAAAAATGTCATAATGAAGAGACATGTCATGTATGTAAAGAGTGTGAGAAGACCTTCAGTCACCCTTCTAAACTGAGGAAGCACCAGAAATTTCACACTGGAGTAAAACATTATAAGTGCAATGATTGCGGGAAAACCTTCAGCCACAAACTCACACTTGTTCATCACCAGCGAATTCATACAGGAGAAAGACCTTatgagtgcagtgaatgtgggaaagcctttaatAACAGGTCACACCTCACTCGACATGAGAaagttcacactggagaaaggccttTTGAGTGCAGCAAATGTGGAAGAGCCTTCAGCCAAAGCTCTAATTTCCTTCGGCACCAGAAAGTTCACACCCAAGTAAGACCATATGAGTGCAATCAATGTGGTAAAGCCTTCAGCCGTAGCTCTGCTCTCATTCAACACTggagagttcacactggagaaaggccttatgagtgCAGCGAGTGTGGAAGAGCTTTTAATAATAACTCCAACCTTGCTCAGCACCAGAAAGTTCACACTGGAGAACGGCCTTttgagtgcagtgaatgtggaaGAGACTTCAGCCAGAGCTCCCACCTCCTTCGACATCAGAAAGTTCACACTGGAGAACGGCCTTttgagtgcagtgaatgtggaaaagccttcagcAATAGCTCCACTCTCATTCAGCACCAGAAAGTACATACCGGGCAAAGGCCTTATGAATGCAGTGAATGTAGAAAGGCCTTCAGTCGCAGCTCCAGCCTGATTCAGCACTGGAGAATTCACACCGGCGAAAGGCCTTatgagtgcagtgaatgtgggaaagcctttgcTCACAGTTCCAGTCTCATTGAGCACTGGAGAGTTCACACAAgagaaaggccttatgagtgcagtgaatgtgggaaattcTTTAGCCAGAACTCCATTCTCATTAAACATCAGAaagttcacactggagaaaggccttatCAGTGCAGCGAATGTGGGAAGTTCTTTAGCCGAAAGTCCAGCCTTATTTATCACTggagagttcacactggagaaaggccttatgagtgCAGTGAGTGCGGGAGAGCCTTCAGCAATAATTCTCACCTGGTTCGTCACCAGAGAGTTCACACACGGGAAAGGCCCTATGAGTGCAGccaatgtgggaaagcctttagtgAACGATCCACACTTGTTCGACACCAGATAGTACACACCAGAGAAAGGACTTATGagtgtggccactgtggaaaaattTTTAGCCGTCTTTGCAATCTTGCTCAGCATAAAAGGATTCATACCTGA
- the ZNF584 gene encoding zinc finger protein 584, translating to MAEEALGLVTFEDVAVYFSREEWGLLNLTQRSLYRDVMLENFALIGSLGFASSRCHVVAQLESKEEFWVPSMVDLTLVSRVEARRGPGLGCPCSLKDGETPTEQMKSYRVYLSEKPSLLGESGKDMPTTLGLLRHQATHSKGKPHRSTEHGEAFQPSSSSQQQQAVHATQKAFKCSDCGKAFPKAFALLDHLVTHPKERPFRCPKGGNAPKEKSTHVNYQKIHTGETSHVCTECGKAFSYPSKLRKHQKVHTGIKPFKCDECGKTFNRKDALVLHQRIHTGERPYECSECGKAFSVLSTLIRHRKVHIGERPYECRECGKFFKYNHSFILHQRVHTGERPYECKQCGKTYVTRSGLYQHWKVHTGERPYECSLCGKTFTTRSYRNRHQQFHTEERSYECTECGKAFKHSSTLLQHKKVHTGERP from the exons ATGGCCGAGGAGGCGCTG GGGCTGGTGACCTTTGAGGATGTGGCTGTGTATTTCTCCCGGGAGGAGTGGGGGCTCCTTAATCTGACTCAGAGGAGCCTTTACCGTGATGTGATGCTAGAGAACTTTGCACTTATTGGCTCGCTGG GATTTGCATCTTCAAGGTGCCATGTGGTTGCCCAGCTGGAGAGTAAAGAAGAGTTCTGGGTTCCCAGCATGGTGGACCTGACTCTGGTCAGCAGAGTTGAGGCCAGGAGGGGTCCTGGTCTTG GTTGTCCGTGTAGCCTGAAGGATGGGGAAACCCCTACAGAGCAGATGAAGAGTTACAGAGTCTACCTGTCAGAGAAGCCCTCTCTGCTTGGGGAGTCTGGGAAGGACATGCCTACCACCTTAGGTCTTCTCCGGCACCAGGCCACCCACAGCAAGGGGAAGCCACACAGGAGCACCGAGCATGGAGAAGCCTTCCAACCCAGCTCCAGTAGCCAACAGCAGCAGGCAGTCCACGCCACCCAGAAGGCCTTCAAGTGCAGTGACTGTGGGAAAGCCTTCCCAAAGGCCTTTGCGCTCCTTGACCACCTGGTAACCCACCCCAAAGAGAGACCCTTTAGATGTCCAAAAGGTGGAAATGCCCCCAAGGAGAAATCCACCCATGTTAATTACCAAAAAATTCACACTGGAGAAACATCCCATGTGTGTACTGAGTGCGGAAAGGCCTTTAGTTATCCCTCTAAACTGAGGAAGCACCAGAAGGTTCACACGGGCATAAAACCTTTCAAGTGTGATGAATGTGGCAAAACCTTCAACCGCAAAGATGCACTCGTTCTGCaccagagaattcacactggagaaaggccttatgagtgcagcgaatgtgggaaagccttcagcgTTCTGTCTACTCTCATTCGGCACCGGAAAGTTCACATTGGAGAAAGGCCCTATGAGTGCAGGGAATGTGGGAAGTTCTTTAAATACAACCATAGCTTCATTCTCCAtcagagagttcacactggagaaaggccttatgagtgCAAGCAATGTGGGAAAACTTATGTGACCCGCTCTGGCCTGTATCAGCACTGGAAAGTTCACACTGGAGAACGGCCCTATGAGTGCAGCCTGTGTGGGAAGACCTTCACCACCAGGTCCTACCGCAATCGGCACCAGCAGTTCCACACTGAAGAGAGGTCCTATGAGTGTacagaatgtgggaaagccttcaaaCATAGTTCTACCCTTCTTCAGCACAAGAAAGTCCACACTGGAGAAAGGCCATAA